A genomic segment from Streptomyces sp. NBC_00237 encodes:
- a CDS encoding YraN family protein has protein sequence MNAKNTQPASERPLNERPLNERSPKSARGGLGRYGEDLAVRRLTEAGMTVLERNWRCRTGEIDIVARDGDALVVCEVKTRRTGAFQQPMEGVTAEKARRLHTLAELWLHEHGGPPPGGARIDVVGVTLPRRGAPVVEHVRGVA, from the coding sequence ATGAACGCGAAGAACACACAGCCCGCCAGCGAACGACCCCTCAACGAACGACCCCTGAACGAACGATCCCCCAAGAGCGCACGCGGAGGTCTCGGCCGGTACGGCGAGGACCTCGCCGTCCGGCGTCTGACCGAGGCCGGAATGACCGTCCTGGAGCGCAACTGGCGCTGCCGGACGGGAGAGATCGACATCGTGGCCCGCGACGGCGACGCGCTCGTCGTCTGCGAGGTCAAGACCCGGCGGACCGGCGCCTTCCAGCAACCCATGGAAGGCGTCACCGCCGAAAAGGCCCGACGCCTGCACACCCTCGCCGAGCTCTGGCTGCACGAGCACGGCGGCCCGCCCCCGGGAGGTGCCCGGATCGACGTCGTGGGCGTCACCCTGCCCCGGCGCGGGGCTCCCGTCGTGGAACACGTGCGGGGGGTGGCCTGA